From the genome of Corallococcus macrosporus DSM 14697:
GGTCCACGAGGCCCGGCCGGTCCTCACTGGTGTGATAGGCATCATCGGGCCACGTGGAGAAGGCCACGCCCGGGATGCCATGGTCATTGAAGAGCTGGTGGTCCGACCCCCGGCTGTAGCGGTCCATGTGGATGTCCAGCGGGTCCCGCGACCCCGTCACCGAGCCGATGCGGAAGTCCTTCCGCGGAGGATAGGCCACGCCGTTGAAGCGGTTCATGAAGGCGACCGTGGACTCCGACACGGCGTTCACGAAGCTGCCGTTCCAGTCCGGCGTGTAGGTGACCAGGAAGCGTGAGTGCGCCCGGGACAGGCTGGCGCCCAGCATGTCGAAGTTGAAATGCGCCACGCGCCGCACCGGGTCGTCCGCGTGATGGGCGAACCACTCCCGCGTCCCCTCGAACTCCGGCAGCCACAGCACCCGGAGCGTCCGCACCGGTGGCGGCAGCACGCCGCGCTGGATGAGCGAGGCATAGGTGCGGACCATCTCCAACAGGGTCGCCGCCCCCGACGCATTGTCATCCGCGCCGGGCTTGTAGTGGTCCAGGTGCGCGGTGAGGACGACCTCCTCCCCCGTGTCGCGCCCGGGGATGACGCCACTGACGATGCTGAAGTGTCCCGGGCTGAGCTCGGCGGCGACGCTCACGTCCACCTTCACGGGGCCGTCTCGCAGTTGAGCGCGCAGCTCGCGCCCCACCCGGTCGGAGACCATGAAGAGGAAGGGCACGCGCGCGCCCGGCGGCACCAGCGTCCGGGGCACCATGGCCCAGCCCACCTGGTCCGGAAAGTCACCGTCCATGCGGTGAGGCAGGTTCCAAGGCGGCGTCGAGTACGAGGAGACCACCCCCACCGCCCCATGCTCCACCACGGCCCGGCGCAAGGCCGCGCTGGGAGGCCCTCGCGTGAGCGCGACCTTTCCCTTCAACGCCTTGCCCACGTAGTCGGAATCCCGGGCACCGAGCCCCACGTCGACGAGCTCCAGGTCCGTCCCCTCGAAGCTGCCGCTCCCCACCGCCAGCGACATGGCCAGGTCCGCGTGGGACGTCACCCGGTAGCGCTGCGGCCCGGCCACCCACAGCTCTCCGCGGATGGCGCGCCACTGCGGCCCTGCCTTCATGGCCTCCAGGCGGACGTCCTCCAGGCCCGCGGCTTCGGCGGCACGCCGCACCCAGTCCGCGGCTTCGGCGTAGCCCGCGTGCGAATCCCGGGCGAGCAGCGAGAGGCGCTGCACACCGTCGTGGATGCGGTCCCCGGAGCTCTCGTGGATGAGGGCACGGACCACGTCATCCCGCAGCACCAACCCGGTCGTCGGGGACACGGGGCCCACGGGTGACGCTGGCGCCTGAGCGTCCGCGCGAGGCGACAGGAACAACCCGATGCAAGCGAGGAGGACAGGGAGGGTGCGCATGAAGAGTCTCGGCGAGAGTGCGCCGCGCTGGGCGTCGATGGAATCGCCCGGATGCTGCCGAAGAGTTCAGCGGCAGCCAACTCCTTGTCGGCAGCAGCCCCTTCGCCGAGGAGGAGACGCGAACATCCCTGGGCCGAGGCCTCAGCGCGTCCCGAAGCCTGGCCCCTTCGAGAACGTCCACAGCAGGCGAATCTGCGTCGCACGCTGGCGGAGCGTGTCGGAGCCGATGCCGAACTGCCCCGCGCGGTTGGCGACGAAGGCTTCGAGCGCCACGCCGTGCTGTCCGGCCAGCAGCAGCTCGGCGCGCGCGGTGGCGTAGGTGATGAGCTCCACCCCTTCTCCGAGGAAGGCGCCCGAGATGAGGTAGTTGCGCACGGACACGCCCACGCGCCCGACGCCGCGGCGCACCAGCCCCAGTTCGAATGCCGACTGCGCGCCGGGCCCGAAGTGGTAGTCACGGGCGGACTCCGGCGAGGTGAGCCCGCCGCCGTGGCCAAACGGCACCCCCGCGACGGTCGCCGTCGAGTCCAGGGTGAGCTGTGACGTGAGCGGGACCTGCGCCACGCCGCCGATGCCGAGGCTCACCGTGGAGACGCGCAGCGTGTTCGGATTGGCGAAGTCGTAGCCCGCCATCAGGCCCCAGAGGCCAGAGACGGAACGGAACTGGAAGCGGTCGCCATAGAGGAGCCCGCGACTGAAGAAGCCCACCGTCAGCGTGTCGCGCGAGAAGCCCATCCGCGCGGTGAGGGTGAAGTAGTCGAAGGGCTGGTCATAGTCCCCCGAGGTGAGCTGCGGGGGCCCGTAGACGACTTCGACGCCGAGGTGCCCCTCCAGTTGGTTGGGGACGTCGAAGCGCGTGCCGTCGATGTCGTTGTAGTTGTCGACGTTGCTCGTCACGCCGGCCATCCCCTGGAGGAAGCTGCCCGGTACGGGGAAGAAGTCGTTCTTCCGGCGGCCGAAGAGGAAGCGGTTGATGCCGCCCACGGGCTCGACGAGCAGCGAAATCACCGAGCGCGCCAGCGTGGGCTCGCCTTCGTCGAGGATGGCGAGCGCCGTGCGATGCAGCACCTCCCCCAGCACGACGCCTCCGATGGAGGTCGTGATGAGGTCGTTCGTGGACGGGGACTCGGACTCCATGAAGAGCTCCCACAGCACGCTCGACGCCACCGTGAACGGGACCGAGCCCCAGAAGCCGAAGCCGTTCGAGCGCGCCGCGGTGTAGGCCAGCGAGCCTTGATAGGGATGCCCGAAGGCGTTGGTCGCGAACGCGTCCTCGTCCCAGACCCAGCCGTCGGTGAGGTTCCGACGCATGGTCTCCAACGAGATGTCCGCGTAGGGCTTTCCGAGAACCTTCGCCGTCCCCCAGAAGATGCCGTGGAGGGCCGCCATCTCCACGATGGGCACCAGGAAGTCGCGGCCGCCGCCGTCAGGCGCGCTCCAGATTGCGCGGCGAGGCGGGTGCACCAACTCCGGCAGGAGCAGCTGGGGGCTGGTGGGAGCAACCTCGACGCACGCCTCGGACGCCAGGGGCGCATCCGCGGGTGCTGCGTTTGCCTCGCCTCTTGAGACGAGCACGAATACCAAGAGGAAGCAGGAGACGCGTTGCACGAGGAGCGAAAGCATGAGGCCCCTTGGGCTTTAGCCACTCTCAAGAGAGAGTGCACGCACCAACCACCGCGGGGACGAGCGCCGCGGCACGCCGAGCAACGACTCCGGAACGAGGTTCCGGCGCTCGCCGGCTCGCCTGCCCTGTGCGTTGGCACGTCATGTCGCCACCCCTCCGTGAGAACGCGGCCCACGGACTCCGGTGGGGCGGCAAGCGTCCGGGCATACCCAGGAAATGAAGTGAAGCTTCGGGTTCATTCATGAGGACCCGACAGGAACGCTGTTCGCGCACCGCGGGTACGACGGCCCCGGATACAACGCTGTTACGAGAATTTTCGGTTCCGCTCGCATCTCCGTGCCGAACCCGTGACAATCCGCGAAATGAACCTGCGACGCTCGATTCGCTCCCTGTTGGTTTTCTCCCTCGCGGTCGTTCCCATCACATCCGGATGCGGTTCGGATGACACCAATCCAACGCCGGACGCCGGCCTCCCGTCGGACTCGGGCACCGAGCCCGATGCGGGTACTGAGTCGGATGCCGGCACCGAGCCTGAGCCCGACGCGGGCACTGAGCCTGAGCCCGACGCTGGCACCGAGCCGGAGCCCGACGCTGGCACCGAGCCTGAGCCGGACGCGGGCACTGAGCCTGAGCCCGACGCTGGCACCGAGCCGGAGCCCGACGCTGGCACCGAGCCGGAGCCCGACGCTGGCACCGAGCCGGAGCCCGACGCTGGCACTGAGCCGGAGCCCGACGCCGGCACCGAGCCCGATGCGGGTACTGAGCCGGACGCCGGCACCGAGCCCGATGCGGGTACCGAGCCGGACGCTGGCACCGACCCGTTCACCGTCTGCGAGGGTGCGTGCCAGCAGACTGACGTCACAATCCAGTTGGACTCAAACCAGCGCACCTTGACCAGCGCCTACTTCGGTTACGAGGAGCCTGAGAACCCGGGAGACCCGTGGGAGCTTTGGATCGAGCTCAACAACGGCGCGCCGAACGAGTGCCCGACTCCAACCTCAGACCTCCCGCCGCAGTTGGTCAACGTCTACAATGTCACGGTGCCGGTGGACGCGACGCCGCAGATGGGCTCCGAAGAGGGCGAACCGCGTGCCACGCTGGTCGACTTCGACGGCGTGCTCACCACCGCGTGGTTCCTTCACACCACGAACTTCACCTTCACGCCGGTGGCGGCCTCGCTCTGCCCCGCCTGCCTCCGCGACGAGAGCTTCCCCGCGTCGCACTTCGTGGCCTTCACCGTGGACGGGCTCTACGAGAATGGCGCCCTCAGCGGCCACGCCTACGCCACCTACTGCCCCTCGCTCAACACCGTGAAGCGCAGGAAGTAATCGCGGTCCGACGCGCCTGAGCGCGAGTTGGACCAGCCCGGGCCCCAGCGTGACGGGGCCCGGGCCCGCCGTCTCGCATGACGGCGCGGTGCCGGCCGCGCGTGAGCTGCACGGCCGTGCACCTGTGCGGCTTCAATGCCCCGGCGCTTGAGCGGAGGCAGCCTTCGCCGCCATGCCCCCACGCTGATAGCGAGCCGACGTCAGCCAGAAGCGCTCGCGCTCCGGAGCGGGCCACTCCCGCGGCGGCTTCTCCACCGCGCGCCGCGGCTCCTGCACGGACTGCGCACATTGATTCGTCCCGGCAAACACCGCCGCGGACGTCTCCAGGACGTAGGGATTGTCGAACGCGATGGCGCGGGCCCGCTTCACCAGCGGCGCGGCGTCCGCCCAGTGTACCCTGCCATCATGATGAGCGAGCCCGACACGGAGCAAGCCCCAGTCAACGCCAGGCACCTCTCGGGGAGGGACGCCCCGCTTCCCGATGAGCGAGGCGACGCTTTTGAAATCTTCGTCGGTTACTTCCCCGTGCTCTTCGGGCTCGCGCAGTTCCTCCCGGTGCTCGATGGCGAGCCCCTGGGACTGAAGGCCTACCTGCTGGGGCCCGTCCTGATTGCATCGGGGAGCTATGTCATTGCCTGGGGTCGTGCCCGCCGCAAGCGGTTCAGGCGCGTGCGCGACGAAATCGAGGCGTCCATCCCCAGCGAGGACCGCATCCACCAGGAGGTCCTCCCCGCCCTCCTCCACCCTTTGTCCGGCACCATCGCCCCGGCCGAGCCCCTGGGCTTCGTCGACTCGCTTCGTCAGTCCGGCCAGGAGAGCGCACCCGAGCGCTTCGAGCGTGTCCACTTCAGCCGCGGGGGCATCTC
Proteins encoded in this window:
- a CDS encoding M28 family peptidase, with the protein product MRTLPVLLACIGLFLSPRADAQAPASPVGPVSPTTGLVLRDDVVRALIHESSGDRIHDGVQRLSLLARDSHAGYAEAADWVRRAAEAAGLEDVRLEAMKAGPQWRAIRGELWVAGPQRYRVTSHADLAMSLAVGSGSFEGTDLELVDVGLGARDSDYVGKALKGKVALTRGPPSAALRRAVVEHGAVGVVSSYSTPPWNLPHRMDGDFPDQVGWAMVPRTLVPPGARVPFLFMVSDRVGRELRAQLRDGPVKVDVSVAAELSPGHFSIVSGVIPGRDTGEEVVLTAHLDHYKPGADDNASGAATLLEMVRTYASLIQRGVLPPPVRTLRVLWLPEFEGTREWFAHHADDPVRRVAHFNFDMLGASLSRAHSRFLVTYTPDWNGSFVNAVSESTVAFMNRFNGVAYPPRKDFRIGSVTGSRDPLDIHMDRYSRGSDHQLFNDHGIPGVAFSTWPDDAYHTSEDRPGLVDPTQLHRAAFAGLATVTVAAWAQGPDAVELARLVAVHGTRRVAEDEFRARRDLAAASRAELPVSYRLARAVVRAAYQREREALRSCLPLGASESLVKAQVKGLDAAEAQALGRIEADVKLRGPAPREPALSTTERQARAFIPRRVKGQELAAYDEVVGKAPAEDQPRVAAVQAALDAAAEAMRQRGEGELRFYQLADAVASYANGQRSVADIRDAAYAEYGHVFPVEALVDLFTLLERGGVMTRAR
- a CDS encoding DUF3943 domain-containing protein; amino-acid sequence: MLSLLVQRVSCFLLVFVLVSRGEANAAPADAPLASEACVEVAPTSPQLLLPELVHPPRRAIWSAPDGGGRDFLVPIVEMAALHGIFWGTAKVLGKPYADISLETMRRNLTDGWVWDEDAFATNAFGHPYQGSLAYTAARSNGFGFWGSVPFTVASSVLWELFMESESPSTNDLITTSIGGVVLGEVLHRTALAILDEGEPTLARSVISLLVEPVGGINRFLFGRRKNDFFPVPGSFLQGMAGVTSNVDNYNDIDGTRFDVPNQLEGHLGVEVVYGPPQLTSGDYDQPFDYFTLTARMGFSRDTLTVGFFSRGLLYGDRFQFRSVSGLWGLMAGYDFANPNTLRVSTVSLGIGGVAQVPLTSQLTLDSTATVAGVPFGHGGGLTSPESARDYHFGPGAQSAFELGLVRRGVGRVGVSVRNYLISGAFLGEGVELITYATARAELLLAGQHGVALEAFVANRAGQFGIGSDTLRQRATQIRLLWTFSKGPGFGTR